One Streptomyces fagopyri DNA window includes the following coding sequences:
- a CDS encoding SAM-dependent methyltransferase translates to MQDAAPRLKSLVEQLLGAPLPVRVRAWDGSEAGPPGTPVLVVRNRRALRRLLWKPGEVGLARAWVSGDLAVEGDLYTALDRVSGLIWDRGEDARGLVEALRDPEVRAAARGLVRMAGSPLPPAPPREEVRRRRHLHTKRSDQRAISHHYDVGNDFYEIVLGPSMVYSCAYWEDEGTLEGAQRDKLELIARKLALRPGTRLLDVGCGWGSMAIHAAREHGVSVVGVTLSQEQAAYARKRVADEGLTDRVEIRVQDYRDVTDGPYDAISSIGMAEHVGAERYLEYAEVLYRLLAPGGRLLNHQIGRRPQRDESAYSVDEFIDAYVFPDGELAPVGTTVTQLERAGFEVRDVESIREHYALTLRHWVANLEAQWPRAVQLTSPGRARVWRLYMAASALAFERNRIGVNQVLAVRTPEPSGASGLPLRARTWNPVVP, encoded by the coding sequence ATGCAGGACGCCGCGCCGCGGCTGAAGAGCCTTGTCGAGCAGTTGCTGGGTGCCCCGTTGCCGGTGCGTGTTCGCGCCTGGGACGGTTCGGAGGCGGGCCCGCCCGGGACCCCCGTTCTCGTGGTGCGCAACCGGCGCGCCCTGCGCCGGCTGCTGTGGAAACCGGGCGAGGTGGGGCTCGCCCGCGCCTGGGTCTCCGGCGACCTCGCCGTGGAGGGCGACCTCTACACCGCCCTGGACCGGGTGTCGGGGCTCATCTGGGACCGGGGCGAGGACGCACGGGGCCTCGTGGAGGCGCTGCGCGACCCCGAGGTCCGCGCCGCCGCCCGGGGACTGGTCAGGATGGCCGGGTCCCCGCTGCCGCCCGCCCCGCCCCGCGAGGAGGTGCGCAGACGCCGTCACCTGCACACCAAACGCAGCGACCAGCGCGCGATCAGCCACCACTACGACGTGGGCAACGACTTCTACGAGATCGTCCTCGGCCCCTCCATGGTCTACTCGTGCGCCTACTGGGAGGACGAGGGCACCCTGGAGGGCGCGCAGCGCGACAAGCTCGAACTCATCGCCCGCAAGCTCGCACTGCGGCCGGGGACGCGGCTCCTCGACGTCGGCTGCGGCTGGGGCTCGATGGCCATCCACGCCGCCCGCGAGCACGGTGTGAGCGTCGTCGGGGTGACGCTCTCGCAGGAGCAGGCCGCGTACGCCCGTAAGAGGGTCGCGGACGAGGGACTGACCGACCGGGTGGAGATCCGGGTCCAGGACTACCGGGACGTCACGGACGGGCCGTACGACGCGATCTCCTCCATCGGCATGGCCGAACACGTGGGCGCCGAGCGCTACCTGGAGTACGCGGAGGTGCTGTACCGGCTTCTCGCGCCGGGCGGGCGGCTGCTCAACCACCAGATCGGGCGGCGGCCGCAGCGCGACGAATCGGCGTACTCGGTCGACGAGTTCATCGACGCGTACGTCTTCCCGGACGGTGAACTGGCCCCGGTGGGCACGACCGTGACGCAGCTGGAGCGCGCCGGTTTCGAGGTCCGTGACGTCGAGTCGATCCGCGAGCACTACGCCCTCACGCTGCGGCACTGGGTCGCCAACCTGGAGGCGCAGTGGCCACGGGCGGTGCAGCTCACCAGCCCCGGCCGGGCCCGCGTCTGGCGCCTCTACATGGCGGCCTCCGCGCTCGCCTTCGAGCGCAACCGCATCGGCGTCAACCAGGTGCTGGCGGTCAGGACACCGGAGCCCTCCGGCGCCTCCGGGCTGCCGCTGCGGGCGAGAACCTGGAACCCCGTCGTTCCGTAG